A window from Plectropomus leopardus isolate mb chromosome 3, YSFRI_Pleo_2.0, whole genome shotgun sequence encodes these proteins:
- the gpx7 gene encoding LOW QUALITY PROTEIN: glutathione peroxidase 7 (The sequence of the model RefSeq protein was modified relative to this genomic sequence to represent the inferred CDS: inserted 1 base in 1 codon), whose protein sequence is MRPGALAVLLTLFSLTESKEKDXYTFKLVNSRGKLVSLEKYRGSVSLVVNVASECGFTEEHYKDLQQLQRDFGPYHFNVLAFPCNQFGQQEPGSDKEIDSFVRRVYGVSFPLFSKIAVVGTGANNVYKYLVESSGKEPDWNFWKYLIDVNGKVVDAWGPKISVKEIRPKIAEMVRQIILKKKEEL, encoded by the exons ATGCGTCCTGGAGCGCTCGCTGTGTTGCTGACTTTATTCAGCCTCACTGAGAGCAAAGAGAaag tttatacttttaaactGGTGAACAGCAGGGGGAAGTTAGTATCCCTGGAAAAGTACCGGGGTTCG GTGTCCCTGGTGGTGAACGTAGCCAGTGAATGTGGCTTCACTGAAGAACACTACAAagacctgcagcagctccagcgGGACTTTGGGCCATATCACTTCAATGTGCTGGCCTTCCCCTGCAACCAGTTTGGGCAGCAGGAGCCCGGCAGCGACAAGGAGATTGACAGCTTTGTGCGCAGAGTCTATGGAGTCTCCTTCCCCCTGTTCAGCAAAATCGCTGTCGTAGGGACCGGAGCCAACAATGTCTACAAGTACCTTGTTG AGTCTTCTGGAAAGGAGCCCGACTGGAATTTTTGGAAGTACCTCATTGATGTAAACGGCAAAGTGGTGGATGCATGGGGACCAAAAATTTCTGTCAAAGAAATCCGACCCAAAATAGCTGAAATGGTGCGGCAGATAATCctaaagaagaaagaggagctTTAA
- the tut4 gene encoding terminal uridylyltransferase 4, producing MDESISPVKSVKQSQPRGPKALSSEKSNKEAPAQKEGTKSATRSKEHLTAAKDEHNIGGQGSRGPGRTSAELSQDKRRGRTSRLTRLTGRTSSGERGKGKAASSKPQLVAQASDSRVSISADSSPSANRETSSPVVPGTPEKGLKEQAKSSTVAPAKEKSHGVKAAALMHQSIDEVRPRVEDGPLTEQQLGLRQAEERLYRDYIHRLLKQSPEYPNYQYLCKLCSVHIENIQGAHKHIKEKRHKKNIMEKQEENELRALPPASAAQLRAVDVAVLETARRHGISEEDFEVRTAVVIKMEEIIKKHLPACALRLYGSCLTRFAFKTSDINIDVTHPSSMTQPEVLIQVLEILKNSPEFSEVESDFHAKVPAVFCRDVCNGLMCKVSAGNDVACLTTNHLAALSKLEPRLIPLVLAFRYWARLCHIDCQAEGGIPSYSFALMVIFFLQQRKEPILPVYLGRWIEGFDVKRVDEYHLTGITLDMFVRWERRPQSSTDNRNETRGEGRPKPEQKKPDDTHYSEGMTRLTLDLGKDVSLGQLWLELLRFYTLEFALEEYIISIRLKELLSREVKNWPRRRLAIEDPFALKRNVARSLNSQMVFEYIQERFRTAYKYFACPQRRGTGRCQRSKKAAKQGETVEKKEEDEGIDDKSAQRGHQGLKEDEEADSDDEDGSDPSRKKGEKTLDASLMDMVLNEGNKTPFSPNGLLDSDKEGEEEEEDEEEEKEEEEEEEDSGASDKDGPVTSEDLHYVFDKMIFTGGKPPTVVCSICKRDGHLKDECPEDFKKIELKPLPPMNDRFREILDGLCKLCYYELSPTHAEQQKREQILGSLERFIRKEYNDKAQLCLFGSSKNGFGFRDSDLDICMTLEGHETAERLNCKEIIEGLAKVLKKHTGLRNILPITTAKVPIVKFEHRQSGLEGDISLYNTLAQHNTRMLATYAALDPRVQFLGYTMKVFAKRCDIGDASRGSLSSYAYILMVLYFLQQRQPPVIPVLQEIFNGKTVPQRMVDGWNAFFCDDLEDLRRLLSELQPNTESVGELWLGLLRFYTEEFDFKEHVISIRQRKRLTTFEKQWTSKCIAIEDPFDLNHNLGAGVSRKMTNFIMKAFINGRKLFGTPFYPVPGSEVDYFFDSKVLTDGELAPNDRCCRICGKIGHYMKDCPKRRRMKKKENDKDEDIKEEEREPKDRRCFQCGDMGHVRRDCPEYRHLKQRTAGAPAPHMVRNVVSSQSIPIPQTAADGPGRTRQPSECSDSRQTPPYSPQPTVVPQSSSQSSSSPQPSHIKTSSAGPQKQPVHPQVPLSLFSFPTSHPGQYHPGALTALGLLPSHQHQSQGQPHHPVHIPSTSWPIHGPVLTTSSANAPSPPGLKFALRSASGNGSPTGSGGNPSPMNLNDPSIIFAQPAGRQLGIGGPGREGHWHNHMAQPGSLMGNGTVVKSESGHPAQFVNASQGSRLWEHNKTPQYTLSPSWPYRMPQNFIQQGNGGFQPGKPFVAQGSVVHPNPNFPLVPHVRHQVNLNFIQQKK from the exons ATGGACGAGTCCATAAGTCCAGTAAAATCAGTCAAACAGTCTCAACCCAGAGGACCCAAAGCTTTGTCCAGTGAGAAGTCAAATAAAGAGGCTCCTGCACAGAAAGAGGGCACCAAGTCTGCAACCCGCAGCAAAGAACACCTCACTGCCGCTAAGGATGAACATAATATAGGTGGTCAGGGAAGCCGCGGGCCGGGCAGAACTTCAGCAGAGCTCTCCCAGGACAAGAGGAGAGGACGGACGTCCAGGCTGACCAGACTGACCGGAAGGACAAGTTCtggggagagagggaaaggaaaAGCGGCAAGCTCAAAACCGCAGCTGGTGGCTCAGGCTTCTGACTCCAGGGTGTCTATTTCTGCAGATAGCAGCCCGTCAGCAAACAGAGAGACCAGCTCTCCTGTAGTGCCTGGTACACCCGAGAAGGGCCTCAAAGAGCAGGCCAAGAGCTCCACTGTGGCTCCAGCAAAGGAAAAGTCCCATG GGGTGAAAGCTGCTGCACTGATGCATCAGTCTATTGACGAGGTGAGGCCCAGGGTGGAGGACGGGCCCCTGACAGAGCAACAGCTGGGCCTCCGACAGGCAGAGGAGCGCCTCTACAGAGACTACATCCACCGACTGTTGAAA CAGTCCCCTGAGTACCCAAACTATCAATACTTATGCAAGCTCTGTTCTGTGCACATCGAGAACATCCAaggagcacacaaacacatcaaggAGAAGAGACACAAGAAGAACATCATG GAAAAACAGGAGGAGAACGAGCTCCGTGCCCTGCCTCCTGCCTCCGCTGCCCAGCTGAGGGCCGTGGACGTGGCGGTCCTAGAAACAGCCAGGCGGCACGGGATCTCAGAGGAGGACTTTGAGGTTCGGACGGCCGTGGTCATCAAGATGGAAGAGATCATAAAGAAGCACCTCCCAG CTTGTGCTCTCCGTCTCTATGGTTCGTGTCTTACCCGATTTGCCTTCAAGACGAGTGATATCAACATCGATGTCACCCACCCCTCCTCA ATGACACAACCTGAGGTCTTGATTCAAGTGCTGGAAATTCTTAAGAACAGCC CTGAATTTTCTGAGGTTGAGTCAGATTTTCATGCCAAAGTTCCTGCTGTTTTCTGTCGGGATGTTTGCAA CGGCCTAATGTGTAAAGTCAGTGCAGGTAACGACGTGGCTTGTCTCACCACCAATCACCTGGCAGCTCTGTCTAAACTGGAACCCAGATTGATTCCACTGGTGCTGGCCTTCCGCTACTGGGCAAGG CTGTGTCACATCGACTGCCAGGCCGAAGGTGGAATCCCATCATACTCCTTCGCCCTCATGGTCATCTTCTTCCTGCAGCAGAGGAAAGAGCCCATCCTCCCTGTCTACCTGGGCCGCTGG ATTGAAGGCTTTGATGTGAAACGTGTGGATGAGTATCATCTAACTGGAATCACGTTGGACATGTTCGTGCGGTGGGAGCGTAGACCTCAGAGCTCGACGGACAACCGAAACGAGACCAGGGGAGAGGGCAGACCCAAACCAGAGCAGAAGAAACCCGATGATACTCATTACTCAGAGGGCATG ACCCGCCTAACCTTGGACCTGGGTAAAGACGTGTCTCTGGGCCAGTTGTGGTTGGAGCTTTTACGTTTCTACACACTGGAGTTTGCTCTTGAAGAGTACATCATCAGCATCCGCTTAAAGGAGCTCCTCTCTAGGGAGGTGAAGAACTGGCCTCGCCGCAGGCTTGCTATTGAAG atcctTTTGCCTTGAAGAGGAACGTTGCACGAAGCTTGAACAGCCAAATGGTGTTTGAGTACATTCAGGAGCGCTTCCGCACGGCGTACAAATACTTTGCGTGCCCTCAGAGAAGGGGTACTGGGCGGTGCCAGAGGAGCAAAAAGGCAGCCAAGCAAGGTGAGACGGTTGAGAAGAAGGAGGAAGACGAAGGGATAGATGACAAAAGCGCTCAGAGGGGGCACCAGGGGCTGAAGGAGGACGAAGAGGCTGACAGCGATGATGAAGATGGATCAGATCCGTCCCGAAAGAAGGGTGAGAAGACTTTAGATGCCAGCCTCATGGACATGGTTCTTAATGAGGGGAACAAAACTCCCTTCTCCCCCAATGGCCTGCTGGACAGTGacaaggagggggaggaagaggaagaggacgaggaggaggagaaggaggaggaggaggaggaggaagatagCGGTGCTTCAGATAAGGACGGACCTGTTACATCAGAGGATCTTCACTATGTGTTTGACAAGATGATTTTCACTGGTGGGAAG CCTCCAACTGTTGTGTGCAGTATTTGCAAGCGAGATGGTCACCTGAAAGACGAGTGTCCTGAGGACTTTAAGAAGATCGAGCTGAAGCCTCTGCCTCCTATGAACGACCGCTTTAGAGAAATCCTAGATGGTCTCTGCAAATTGTGCTACT ATGAACTGTCACCGACACATGCTgagcagcagaagagggagCAGATCCTCGGTAGTCTGGAGAGGTTCATAAGGAAGGAGTACAACG ATAAAGCTCAGCTCTGCTTGTTTGGCTCCTCCAAAAATGGCTTCGGCTTCcgtgacagtgaccttgacataTGCATGACTCTGGAGGGCCATGAGACTGCAGAG AGGCTGAACTGCAAGGAGATCATTGAAGGCCTTGCAAAGGTGCTAAAGAAGCATACAG GTTTGAGGAACATCCTGCCTATCACAACAGCTAAAGTGCCTATTGTGAAGTTTGAACACAGACAGAGTGGTCTGGAAGGAGATATTAGCCTTTATAACACCCTG GCTCAACACAACACCAGGATGCTGGCGACATATGCAGCCCTGGATCCACGCGTGCAGTTCCTGGGATACACCATGAAGGTCTTTGCAAAG CGCTGTGACATTGGGGATGCGTCCAGAGGAAGCCTCTCATCTTATGCATACATCTTGATGGTGCTTTACTTCCTGCAGCAGAGGCAGCCGCCAGTCATTCCTGTCCTGCAGGAG ATCTTTAATGGGAAGACTGTTCCTCAGCGGATGGTAGATGGCTGGAATGCTTTCTTTTGTGATGACCTTGAGGACCTG CGTCGGCTTCTCTCTGAGCTGCAGCCGAACACAGAGTCAGTCGGAGAGCTGTGGCTGGGACTCCTGCGCTTTTACACTGAAGAATTTGACTTCAAAGAGCATGTCATCAGCATCCGCCAAAGGAAACGCCTCACCACCTTTGAAAAACAGTGGACCAGTAAATGCATTGCTATTGAAG aTCCCTTTGATTTAAATCATAATCTTGGTGCTGGAGTTTCTCGCAAAA TGACAAACTTCATCATGAAAGCCTTTATCAATGGGAGAAAGTTGTTTGGGACTCCGTTCTACCCCGTCCCCGGCTCTGAAGTG GACTACTTCTTTGACTCTAAAGTGCTGACTGACGGCGAGCTGGCGCCCAATGACAGGTGCTGCAGGATCTGCGGGAAGATTGGGCATTACATGAAGGACTGTCCAAAGAGACGCAG gatgaagaagaaagaaaacgaCAAAGACGAGGACATAAAAGAGGAGGAGCGGGAGCCGAAGGACAGACGTTGTTTCCAGTGTGGGGACATGGGTCACGTAAGGAGGGACTGTCCTGAGTACCGCCACCTCAAACAGAGGACCGCCGGAGCACCAG CTCCTCACATGGTACGAAATGTAGTGAGCTCCCAGTCCATCCCCATTCCTCAGACAGCTGCAGACGGTCCTGGAAGGACCAGACAGCCCTCTGAATGT TCGGACAGTCGGCAGACTCCGCCCTACTCCCCGCAGCCCACTGTGGTCCCTCAGAGTTCCTCCCAGTCCTCCAGTTCCCCTCAGCCCTCCCACATTAAGACCAGTTCCGCTGGTCCCCAGAAGCAGCCTGTCCACCCGCAGGtccccctttctctcttcaGCTTTCCTACCTCCCATCCAGGCCAGTACCACCCGGGGGCGCTCACCGCACTGGGGCTTCTTCCCTCTCACCAGCACCAGTCCCAGGGGCAGCCTCATCACCCAGTACACATCCCTTCCACCTCCTGGCCCATACACGGACCGGTCCTCACCACGTCCTCTGCCAACGCGCCATCCCCGCCTGGCCTGAAATTCGCCCTGCGCTCGGCGTCGGGGAACGGGAGTCCCACAGGCTCAGGTGGCAATCCCAGCCCCATGAACCTGAACGACCCCAGCATCATCTTTGCCCAGCCGGCGGGGAGACAGCTGGGCATTGGCGGGCCAGGACGGGAAGGACACTGGCACAACCACATGGCACAACCGGGGTCACTCATGGGCAATGGCACTGTGGTGAAGTCAG AGTCAGGCCACCCAGCCCAGTTTGTAAACGCCAGCCAAGGCTCCCGGTTATGGGAGCACAATAAAACTCCACAGTACACCCTGTCTCCATCCTGGCCCTACAGGATGCCCCAGAACTTCATCCAGCAGGGTAATGGAGGCTTTCAGCCCGGCAAACCCTTTGTGGCCCAAG GGTCTGTGGTGCATCCAAACCCAAACTTCCCCCTGGTCCCCCACGTCCGACATCAAGTCAATCTGAACTTCATCCAACAGAAGAAGTGA